A region of Vibrio chagasii DNA encodes the following proteins:
- a CDS encoding YijD family membrane protein: MSNENNTVNRGSERKTLVLALIAGVCGDALLSWVTMSEVGFSIFPLIALVLAVQALYQEYLTNPVSEDIPLVGLACFFVGAFGHSAFVKAQHPDAGSNFFAIIVAMLLLAWVGKKLGFIGKTA, from the coding sequence ATGTCGAATGAAAATAATACTGTAAACCGTGGCTCAGAAAGAAAAACACTGGTACTGGCTCTGATTGCTGGTGTGTGTGGCGATGCACTTTTATCTTGGGTAACAATGAGCGAAGTGGGCTTCTCAATCTTCCCACTGATTGCTTTAGTTTTAGCTGTACAAGCACTTTACCAAGAGTACTTAACTAACCCAGTATCGGAAGATATCCCGCTAGTAGGTTTGGCGTGTTTCTTCGTGGGCGCATTTGGTCACTCTGCGTTTGTGAAAGCACAACACCCAGATGCGGGTTCAAACTTCTTCGCGATTATCGTCGCAATGTTACTGCTTGCTTGGGTTGGTAAGAAGTTAGGTTTTATCGGTAAGACAGCTTAA
- the trmA gene encoding tRNA (uridine(54)-C5)-methyltransferase TrmA, which translates to MANLDVNPQRYQEQLAEKTERLTEMFSEYNVPELEVYESPEQHYRMRAEFRVWHEGDDMYYVMFNQETKEKYRVDQFPAASRLINDLMPLLVDAMKDNHSLRHKLFQVDFLSTLSGEILVSLLYHRQLGEQWIQDAKALKQQLNDEGFNLNLIGRARKMKIVLDRDYVIEKLDVNGDSYIYQQVENSFTQPNGKVAEKMLEWAVDCTQDSKGDLLELYCGNGNFSLALAQNFERVLATELAKPSVESAQYNIAANKIDNVQIIRMSAEDFTVAMEGKREFRRLQQANIDLKSYNCNTIFVDPPRSGMDVDTCKMVQGYERIMYISCNPETLKENLEILSETHDITRFALFDQFPYTHHMEAGVFLERKA; encoded by the coding sequence ATGGCGAATTTAGATGTAAACCCGCAACGCTACCAAGAACAACTGGCAGAAAAGACTGAGCGTCTTACTGAAATGTTCTCAGAATATAATGTGCCTGAGCTGGAAGTGTATGAATCTCCAGAACAACACTACCGCATGCGTGCAGAGTTCCGCGTGTGGCATGAAGGTGACGATATGTATTACGTCATGTTCAATCAAGAAACTAAAGAAAAATACCGCGTAGACCAGTTCCCTGCTGCTAGCCGTCTTATCAATGACTTGATGCCTTTGTTAGTCGATGCAATGAAAGACAACCACTCTCTACGCCACAAGCTATTCCAAGTCGACTTCCTATCTACGCTTAGCGGTGAGATTTTGGTGTCTCTGCTTTACCACCGTCAACTAGGTGAGCAGTGGATTCAAGATGCTAAAGCGCTAAAACAGCAATTGAACGACGAAGGTTTCAACCTAAACCTGATTGGTCGTGCTCGTAAGATGAAGATCGTATTAGACCGTGATTACGTTATTGAGAAACTAGACGTAAATGGCGATAGCTACATCTACCAACAAGTAGAGAACAGCTTCACTCAACCAAACGGTAAAGTGGCTGAGAAAATGTTGGAGTGGGCCGTTGACTGTACTCAAGACAGCAAAGGCGATCTGCTAGAGCTTTACTGTGGTAACGGTAACTTCTCACTAGCACTGGCACAAAACTTCGAGCGTGTATTAGCAACTGAGCTAGCGAAACCATCAGTTGAATCAGCGCAATACAACATTGCAGCCAACAAGATTGATAACGTTCAGATCATCCGTATGTCTGCGGAAGACTTTACGGTAGCGATGGAAGGCAAGCGTGAGTTCCGCCGCCTGCAGCAAGCAAACATCGATCTGAAGAGCTACAACTGCAACACTATCTTTGTTGATCCACCACGTTCAGGTATGGATGTAGATACTTGTAAGATGGTTCAAGGCTACGAGCGCATCATGTACATCTCTTGTAACCCTGAAACATTGAAAGAGAACTTGGAGATCCTAAGCGAAACACACGACATTACTCGTTTCGCTCTATTCGACCAGTTCCCTTACACACACCACATGGAAGCTGGCGTATTCCTAGAGCGTAAAGCGTAA
- the btuB gene encoding TonB-dependent vitamin B12 receptor codes for MNKSLLAVAVASLLSPISNLHAQQASADETMVVTANRFEQSTESVVAQVEVVTRQDIDRIQAKSLTDVFRRLTGIQVSQNGGRGQQASIFVRGANSDQVLVLIDGIRFARAAKGGVDFSQLPITFVDRVEYVRGARAAMYGSEAIGGVINIITVANSDNEETAVSAGLGSLDYEELSFVSGTKVGENGHLNVSVGYDSDEGYNVHPMPGINDGDRHGFESRNALIGYVHNFDQQWSGFANFRMFETISQYDGSYVDYTTGAPVHSYKEAEVQNSTFAAGVKYSGSELKSDFLVNYQNQDNWNYEQSLGKNSASATSDELEQLNVQWVNSYKLTSALTLSGGVDWRDEAYIVKPSNTEYDRTNVAYFAALNADADKVFGELSLRVDDNEQFGTETTYNTGLGYRYAEWLVVKAAYGTSFKAPNLYQLYSYYGNAQLEAEKADSFELTFGGLIKDVDWSITGYDTNVEDLIDYNYATSKYYNTDGESQLRGVEMVVGFDTSFINHQVSANFQDPENQSGEQLTRRAKKIYKYNAVASFDEVDVSLGYQYVGERPDFSEELSAYSLFDVSVNYYANENLTLNGRVDNLTDEEYETAGGYPSPERTYYVNATYQF; via the coding sequence ATGAACAAATCCCTTTTAGCGGTTGCTGTAGCATCGCTGCTTTCACCTATCTCCAATTTACACGCCCAACAAGCATCTGCCGATGAAACCATGGTGGTTACGGCGAACCGTTTTGAGCAAAGCACGGAAAGTGTTGTCGCTCAAGTTGAAGTAGTAACACGCCAAGATATCGATCGAATCCAAGCTAAGTCTCTAACAGATGTGTTTAGACGATTGACGGGTATTCAGGTTTCACAAAATGGAGGTCGAGGTCAGCAGGCTTCGATCTTTGTTCGTGGTGCTAACTCTGATCAAGTTCTTGTTCTAATTGATGGCATTCGTTTTGCGCGAGCTGCGAAAGGTGGTGTCGATTTTAGCCAGTTACCAATTACGTTCGTTGATCGTGTGGAATACGTTCGAGGAGCTCGTGCCGCTATGTATGGCTCAGAAGCGATCGGCGGTGTTATCAATATTATTACCGTTGCAAACTCTGATAATGAAGAAACGGCGGTAAGTGCAGGCTTGGGAAGTCTAGATTACGAAGAGCTGAGCTTTGTTAGTGGTACCAAGGTTGGTGAAAATGGTCACTTAAACGTATCTGTTGGCTACGACTCCGATGAGGGATACAACGTTCATCCTATGCCGGGAATAAATGATGGTGACCGACATGGCTTTGAATCACGAAATGCTCTAATTGGTTATGTTCATAATTTTGATCAGCAATGGAGTGGTTTTGCTAACTTCCGCATGTTCGAGACTATCTCTCAATATGATGGTTCCTATGTTGATTATACAACGGGAGCACCTGTCCACTCTTACAAAGAGGCAGAAGTTCAGAACTCTACCTTTGCTGCTGGAGTTAAATATAGTGGCAGCGAGCTTAAGTCTGATTTCCTAGTTAACTATCAGAATCAAGATAACTGGAACTACGAACAGTCTTTAGGCAAGAACTCAGCGTCAGCAACATCTGATGAGCTTGAACAGCTAAATGTTCAATGGGTGAATTCATACAAACTGACTTCGGCACTGACTCTTAGTGGCGGTGTAGATTGGCGTGATGAGGCTTATATTGTTAAGCCTTCGAATACTGAATACGACAGAACGAATGTTGCGTACTTCGCTGCATTAAACGCAGATGCGGATAAAGTGTTCGGAGAACTGAGTCTTCGTGTTGATGACAATGAGCAGTTCGGTACAGAAACTACTTACAACACAGGGCTAGGCTATCGTTATGCTGAGTGGCTTGTTGTTAAAGCAGCTTATGGTACATCCTTCAAAGCACCTAACTTGTATCAACTATATAGCTACTACGGCAATGCCCAGTTAGAAGCTGAAAAGGCAGATTCATTTGAGCTAACCTTTGGTGGCTTAATCAAGGATGTTGATTGGTCGATTACTGGCTATGACACGAATGTCGAAGACCTCATCGATTACAACTATGCGACAAGCAAGTACTACAATACCGATGGCGAAAGCCAACTACGTGGTGTGGAAATGGTTGTTGGGTTTGATACCAGCTTTATCAATCATCAAGTGAGCGCTAACTTCCAAGATCCAGAAAATCAATCTGGTGAGCAGCTGACACGCCGAGCTAAGAAGATTTACAAATATAATGCAGTGGCTAGTTTCGATGAAGTTGATGTTTCGCTAGGTTACCAATATGTAGGTGAACGACCTGACTTCTCTGAAGAGCTTTCGGCATATAGCTTGTTCGATGTTTCAGTTAACTACTATGCTAATGAAAACCTAACCTTAAATGGTCGAGTAGATAACTTAACAGATGAAGAGTATGAAACTGCTGGTGGATACCCATCGCCGGAGCGTACATATTACGTGAATGCTACTTACCAATTCTAA
- a CDS encoding adenine nucleotide alpha hydrolase produces the protein MKKKVVISWSSGKDSTLTLERLLESSEYEVVALYTTYVGDEVPFQVTPIDVVAMQAKLIGLPLITIELPEVFPSNEVYQSIIVSALKDSGLAIDAVAFGDMFCNGIADYRRSYIEPAGWECVFPLMGESSQALAQEIIDRGIETFLVTVDSNALEISYCGLKYTDELIASLPNHVDPCGEDGEFHTLVTSAPCFKGKLDIELEVIEQGERFVHQRYRACIV, from the coding sequence ATGAAAAAGAAAGTCGTCATAAGCTGGTCATCAGGTAAGGACTCTACACTCACCCTCGAGCGGTTACTTGAAAGCAGCGAATATGAAGTTGTTGCACTCTATACGACTTATGTTGGAGATGAAGTTCCTTTCCAAGTAACTCCTATAGACGTAGTAGCAATGCAAGCAAAGTTGATCGGCTTGCCACTCATCACAATCGAGCTTCCGGAAGTGTTCCCAAGTAATGAGGTTTACCAAAGTATAATTGTGTCGGCACTTAAAGATTCAGGCTTAGCGATTGATGCCGTCGCATTCGGTGATATGTTTTGTAACGGCATTGCGGACTATAGAAGAAGCTATATTGAACCTGCAGGCTGGGAGTGTGTGTTTCCTCTTATGGGAGAGAGTAGTCAGGCGCTAGCACAAGAGATAATAGATAGAGGCATCGAAACTTTTCTCGTCACTGTCGACAGTAACGCATTAGAAATTAGCTACTGCGGGCTGAAATATACCGATGAGTTAATAGCAAGCTTACCGAACCATGTGGATCCGTGTGGTGAAGATGGCGAGTTCCATACCTTAGTGACCTCAGCGCCATGCTTTAAAGGAAAGCTTGATATAGAGCTCGAAGTGATAGAGCAAGGTGAGCGCTTTGTACATCAACGTTATCGAGCTTGCATTGTATAG
- the murI gene encoding glutamate racemase: MVVSDSLQKNILVFDSGVGGLSVYKEISQLLPNHNYIYVFDNEAYPYGELDQQVLIRRVQSIVASFVASHAIDIVVIACNTASTIVLPTLRANNVIPIVGVVPAIKPASLLANKAVGLIATPATITREYTHELIKNFSINKRVELLGSTRLVDMAEDKLRGEAINIEELKQILQPMINVIDVAVLGCTHFPLIKSEIQQVLGESVVLVDSGKAIAKRVQDLLGLESGHEEGGVREVFCSALPNKESALNSMLKQLGFSSVQIRPLQDA; encoded by the coding sequence ATCGTTGTGTCGGATAGTCTGCAAAAAAACATATTGGTCTTTGATTCTGGGGTAGGTGGGTTATCTGTCTATAAAGAGATAAGTCAGCTATTACCCAATCATAACTATATCTATGTATTCGACAACGAAGCTTACCCGTATGGCGAGCTCGATCAGCAGGTTCTCATTCGTCGGGTTCAGAGTATTGTAGCCAGTTTCGTGGCGAGTCATGCCATTGATATCGTCGTTATTGCATGTAACACCGCCAGTACGATTGTTCTCCCTACACTACGTGCTAATAATGTCATTCCAATCGTTGGGGTAGTCCCGGCGATCAAGCCTGCTTCCTTATTAGCGAATAAAGCTGTTGGCCTTATTGCTACTCCGGCAACCATCACCCGTGAATACACACATGAACTGATCAAGAACTTCTCTATTAATAAGAGGGTTGAACTTTTGGGCTCGACTCGGCTGGTGGATATGGCCGAAGATAAGCTCAGAGGAGAGGCAATCAATATAGAAGAGCTCAAGCAAATCCTTCAGCCGATGATTAATGTCATTGATGTTGCTGTTTTAGGCTGCACTCATTTCCCACTAATAAAGTCTGAGATTCAGCAAGTATTAGGTGAAAGCGTGGTATTGGTTGATTCGGGCAAAGCGATAGCTAAACGAGTCCAAGATTTGTTGGGGTTAGAAAGTGGTCATGAAGAAGGGGGAGTGCGAGAGGTTTTTTGTAGTGCACTTCCCAATAAAGAAAGTGCACTAAATAGTATGTTGAAGCAGTTAGGGTTTAGTTCTGTTCAGATTCGTCCGCTTCAGGATGCTTAG